In the genome of Triticum urartu cultivar G1812 chromosome 5, Tu2.1, whole genome shotgun sequence, one region contains:
- the LOC125508932 gene encoding uncharacterized protein LOC125508932 isoform X1, with protein sequence MSSTPARMAPQSRWCGPTDGAVDWGRSDAPTVEEVVGPDGVDFVAGDDALAFGSGVTDLNMAGPLELVVSNGAGEGLAELELLSISSPCRSQDGAGRELLKECPKHKILDSLLKAYRYTQILVGRPSAIVSADYLPEDHQSSPRPTSPQPIHSSPAIEHSAPCCTADLVTPPG encoded by the exons ATGAGTTCCACGCCCGCGCGAATGGCGCCGCAGTCGCGCTGGTGCGGGCCAACCGACGGGGCCGTCGATTGGGGCCGCTCCGACGCCCCCACGGTGGAGGAGGTGGTCGGGCCCGACGGGGTCGACTTTGTCGCCGGCGATGACGCCCTGGCGTTCGGCTCCGGGGTCACGGACCTAAACATGGCAGGGCCGTTGGAGCTGGTGGTCTCCAATGGCGCTGGCGAGGGCCTCGCAGAGCTCGAGTTGCTGTCG ATCTCATCACCATGCCGCAGCCAAGATGGGGCTGGGAGGGAATTACTGAAAGAATGTCCCAAACACAAAATTCTAGATTCTCTACTGAAGGCATATAGGTACACACAGATCTTAGTTGGAAGACCATCCGCCATCGTCTCCGCCGACTATTTGCCGGAAGACCATCAGTCGTCACCTAGACCTACTTCGCCGCAG CCCATTCATTCGTCACCTGCCATAGAGCATAGTGCTCCTTGCTGTACGGCAGACCTGGTGACCCCACCTGGATAG
- the LOC125508932 gene encoding uncharacterized protein LOC125508932 isoform X2 has protein sequence MSSTPARMAPQSRWCGPTDGAVDWGRSDAPTVEEVVGPDGVDFVAGDDALAFGSGVTDLNMAGPLELVVSNGAGEGLAELELLSVSRFAALLFTVVQLAIAARDLSSKAVNPFL, from the exons ATGAGTTCCACGCCCGCGCGAATGGCGCCGCAGTCGCGCTGGTGCGGGCCAACCGACGGGGCCGTCGATTGGGGCCGCTCCGACGCCCCCACGGTGGAGGAGGTGGTCGGGCCCGACGGGGTCGACTTTGTCGCCGGCGATGACGCCCTGGCGTTCGGCTCCGGGGTCACGGACCTAAACATGGCAGGGCCGTTGGAGCTGGTGGTCTCCAATGGCGCTGGCGAGGGCCTCGCAGAGCTCGAGTTGCTGTCG GTTTCTCGGTTTGCTGCGCTGCTCTTCACAGTCGTGCAGCTGGCCATCGCCGCTAGGGATTTGTCGTCCAAGGCAGTCAATCCTTTCCTGTAA